One Oscillospiraceae bacterium genomic region harbors:
- a CDS encoding response regulator, whose protein sequence is MKKAGKKNAYIPRVLMMVLTTVLIGVIVAIMQVVGQIQGTARVVNYAGLVRGETQRIIKLENASLPQDGMIDDVTSFIAGLRFGSKELQLVRLNDVNFQNKMAELSDEFETLKKEIQLVRTVGYHQTDIIQQSEDFFAICDEATGLAAAYSQRRATILSYLENVAVADIVALVALIALELFHALQFAAQNRVLQTKVYKDEATGLPNKNKCEELLNRKESIPAEKQVAVCVFDLNNLRTINNTMGHEKGDEYIRNFAQELRIAAPEDQFVGRDGGDEFLMILRGMDHAAVRHCLQQIRHHILDYSAHHPEMPMSYAVGYGLSTDLEGPTMRELFREADKNMYIDKNRAKMEEADVQHRINLAMLNFVKKQGYHFSSCLYCDAQQDRYRALRAGAETFLAADGNYTGAAEQIAWQLCEAGQRHALRDALQLANLQQMLKPDAPLVLEFQRKDEDTIHRGRLTALYGDAVDGKLHHFVLGIEYFRDSDEKIVNERKPLTQYYEQVKQSILESGDYVDALMQMAEAVYTVDLTHDSVENIFCREGARERINAKVEVPCSYDEYCRIRSDLVSPDTRENFRIMDSSAKMLERYRNGERQVTVEYQETTADGGHIWLQKTMLMSEDTVYDRQLGHERTILYGITLLKDTSAFHEKDEQENRRLEAAYQAADFESKAKTEFLNRMSHDVRTPINGIMGMLDIIRSHRDDEARVDDCLQKIQLSASHLQALVNDVLDMSKLKSKETTLEKVPFELTALLKEAADLVDAQLIETGITHTRHEPECSHTHLIGCPVQLRQIMVNLLSNAIKYNRPNGRIDTYTKELSYENGTVWYEFTITDTGVGMSEAFVKNELFRPFTQEKSDARTQYKGTGLGMSIVKELLNKLGGSIQVSSTLGQGTTFAFRLPFAVDTQDEETQALISTDKSCKLAGVQVLLVEDNEINMEIAEFYLTERGAAVAKAWNGREAVEKVKAEPRRFDVVLMDVMMPVLDGLAATREIRALPYPAAGVPILAMTAQDAREAAQECKDAGMNDYLAKPVDPDRMAEKILHWTRQQAETSSPAQPAAT, encoded by the coding sequence TTGAAAAAGGCAGGTAAGAAAAATGCCTATATTCCGCGGGTGCTGATGATGGTGCTGACTACCGTTTTAATCGGCGTGATCGTGGCGATCATGCAGGTGGTGGGGCAGATCCAGGGCACGGCGAGGGTGGTCAACTATGCGGGCCTGGTTCGCGGCGAGACACAGCGCATCATCAAGCTGGAAAACGCCAGCCTGCCGCAGGACGGTATGATCGATGATGTGACCTCGTTTATCGCAGGTCTGCGATTTGGCAGTAAGGAGCTGCAGTTGGTGCGGCTGAACGACGTTAACTTCCAAAACAAAATGGCTGAGCTTTCCGATGAGTTTGAAACGCTGAAAAAGGAGATCCAGCTCGTGCGCACGGTCGGCTACCACCAAACCGATATTATCCAGCAGAGTGAGGATTTCTTTGCCATCTGCGACGAGGCAACTGGCCTGGCGGCGGCCTACTCCCAGCGCCGTGCCACAATTTTGAGTTACCTAGAAAATGTAGCCGTAGCGGACATCGTTGCCCTGGTGGCGCTGATTGCCCTGGAGCTGTTCCACGCGCTGCAGTTTGCAGCCCAGAACCGTGTGCTGCAAACCAAGGTTTACAAAGATGAAGCAACCGGCCTGCCCAACAAAAACAAATGCGAGGAACTGCTGAACCGGAAGGAATCGATCCCAGCAGAGAAGCAGGTCGCCGTTTGCGTGTTTGATCTAAATAACCTGCGCACTATCAACAATACAATGGGCCACGAAAAGGGTGACGAGTATATCCGCAATTTTGCCCAGGAATTGCGCATCGCTGCGCCTGAGGACCAGTTTGTGGGCCGCGATGGCGGCGATGAATTCTTGATGATTCTGCGCGGGATGGACCATGCCGCCGTGCGCCATTGCCTGCAGCAAATTCGTCATCATATTCTGGACTACTCAGCCCACCACCCCGAAATGCCGATGAGCTATGCGGTCGGCTACGGTCTTTCCACCGACCTGGAAGGGCCCACCATGCGGGAACTGTTCCGCGAGGCCGACAAAAACATGTACATCGACAAAAACCGCGCCAAGATGGAGGAGGCCGATGTACAGCACCGCATCAATCTGGCCATGCTCAACTTTGTCAAAAAGCAGGGCTACCATTTCTCGTCGTGCCTGTATTGCGACGCCCAGCAGGACCGCTACCGTGCCCTGCGCGCCGGGGCAGAGACTTTTCTGGCGGCGGATGGCAACTACACCGGCGCTGCCGAGCAGATCGCTTGGCAGCTGTGCGAGGCAGGCCAGCGGCATGCCCTGCGCGACGCGCTGCAGCTGGCCAACTTGCAGCAGATGTTAAAACCGGACGCGCCGCTGGTACTGGAGTTCCAGCGCAAAGACGAAGATACCATCCACCGCGGCCGTCTGACCGCGCTGTATGGCGATGCGGTCGACGGCAAGCTGCATCACTTTGTCTTGGGAATAGAATATTTCCGTGACAGCGACGAAAAAATCGTCAACGAGCGCAAGCCCCTGACCCAATACTACGAGCAGGTCAAGCAATCCATCCTGGAAAGCGGCGACTACGTGGACGCCTTGATGCAGATGGCCGAGGCCGTCTACACCGTGGACCTGACCCACGACAGCGTTGAGAACATCTTCTGCCGTGAGGGCGCGCGGGAGCGCATCAACGCCAAGGTGGAGGTGCCATGCTCCTACGACGAATACTGCCGCATCCGCAGCGATCTGGTCAGCCCGGACACACGGGAGAACTTCCGCATTATGGACTCCTCAGCCAAGATGCTGGAACGCTACCGCAACGGCGAACGGCAGGTGACCGTCGAATACCAGGAGACTACCGCTGACGGCGGGCATATTTGGCTGCAGAAAACGATGCTGATGTCCGAGGACACCGTCTACGACCGCCAACTGGGCCACGAACGGACGATCCTCTACGGCATCACACTGCTGAAAGACACCTCGGCCTTCCACGAAAAAGATGAGCAGGAGAACCGCCGCCTGGAGGCCGCCTATCAGGCGGCTGACTTCGAGAGCAAGGCCAAGACCGAATTCCTGAACCGCATGAGCCATGATGTGCGCACGCCCATCAACGGCATTATGGGCATGCTGGACATCATCCGCAGCCACCGGGACGATGAAGCCCGTGTGGACGATTGCCTGCAAAAAATCCAGCTTTCCGCCAGCCACTTACAAGCGCTGGTCAACGACGTGCTGGACATGAGCAAGCTGAAATCCAAGGAGACTACGCTGGAAAAGGTGCCCTTTGAGCTGACCGCGCTGCTGAAAGAAGCTGCGGACCTTGTGGACGCCCAGCTGATCGAGACCGGCATCACCCACACCCGCCATGAACCGGAGTGCAGTCACACCCATCTGATCGGCTGCCCCGTGCAGCTGCGGCAGATCATGGTGAACCTGCTCAGCAATGCCATCAAGTACAACCGCCCCAACGGCCGCATAGACACCTATACCAAAGAACTTTCCTATGAGAACGGCACCGTCTGGTACGAGTTTACCATCACCGATACCGGCGTGGGCATGAGCGAGGCGTTTGTAAAGAACGAATTGTTCCGCCCCTTTACGCAAGAAAAATCCGATGCCCGCACCCAGTACAAGGGCACCGGCCTGGGGATGTCTATCGTCAAGGAGTTGCTGAACAAACTGGGCGGTTCCATCCAGGTAAGCAGCACCCTGGGGCAGGGCACGACCTTTGCGTTCCGCCTGCCCTTTGCGGTGGACACACAGGATGAAGAAACGCAGGCGCTTATCAGCACGGACAAATCCTGTAAGCTGGCCGGTGTGCAGGTGCTTCTGGTCGAGGACAATGAGATCAATATGGAGATCGCTGAATTTTATCTGACCGAGCGCGGTGCGGCCGTGGCCAAGGCCTGGAACGGCCGGGAAGCTGTAGAAAAAGTCAAAGCCGAACCCCGGCGCTTTGACGTTGTGCTGATGGATGTGATGATGCCGGTGCTGGACGGCCTGGCAGCTACGCGGGAGATCCGCGCCCTGCCGTACCCGGCAGCT
- the spoIIAB gene encoding anti-sigma F factor: MKMLNQVKITFASRSVNEGFARAALAAFLVQLDPTVPQLADLKTAVSEAVTNCIVHAYPEGIGPVTLTAALYEGGVVRITVTDRGVGIADVEKAMQPMYTTGDPEERAGLGFAVMQSFMDKVHVSSRPGRGTRVTLTKRLDTRR; the protein is encoded by the coding sequence ATGAAGATGCTCAATCAGGTAAAGATCACCTTTGCCAGCCGTTCTGTCAATGAGGGCTTTGCCCGTGCGGCGCTGGCAGCGTTCCTTGTTCAGCTTGACCCCACCGTTCCGCAACTGGCTGACCTCAAAACTGCTGTGTCCGAGGCTGTCACCAACTGTATCGTGCACGCCTATCCGGAGGGTATCGGCCCTGTTACCTTGACGGCGGCCCTCTATGAGGGCGGCGTGGTGCGCATCACCGTCACCGACCGCGGCGTTGGCATCGCCGATGTAGAAAAAGCCATGCAGCCTATGTACACCACCGGCGACCCCGAGGAACGCGCCGGATTAGGTTTTGCCGTGATGCAGAGCTTTATGGATAAGGTACATGTCTCCTCGCGGCCTGGGCGTGGCACCCGCGTGACACTTACCAAACGGCTGGACACCCGCAGATGA
- a CDS encoding sigma-70 family RNA polymerase sigma factor: MPAQTIQTMPREEFIEKNLGLVHACAGRFKSRGIEYEELYAAGCLGLVKAVDGFDTTRGVCFSTYAVPVILGEIKKLFRDGGTVKVSRSLKELGLKVNAERERCLKHTGQEPGVAQLAEILQTTPEQIALAIRASLPALSLTPGNDEDGNREWDVPVDSPEEALADRIGLREVMDKLEPKDRELIRLRFFGNRTQTETARILGSTQVQISRRERKILAWMRAQLLEI, translated from the coding sequence ATGCCAGCCCAGACCATCCAAACCATGCCACGTGAGGAATTTATTGAGAAGAACTTAGGCCTTGTCCATGCCTGCGCCGGGCGATTCAAAAGCCGGGGTATCGAGTACGAGGAACTGTACGCCGCAGGCTGCCTGGGATTGGTGAAAGCGGTTGACGGGTTTGATACCACCCGCGGGGTGTGCTTCTCCACCTATGCGGTGCCTGTGATTTTGGGCGAGATCAAAAAGCTGTTCCGGGATGGCGGAACCGTTAAGGTCAGCCGATCCTTAAAAGAACTGGGCCTGAAGGTCAACGCTGAGCGGGAACGCTGCCTAAAACATACCGGCCAGGAACCCGGCGTAGCCCAGCTGGCTGAAATCCTACAGACTACCCCGGAACAGATCGCTCTGGCCATACGCGCCTCGCTGCCTGCACTGTCTCTTACGCCCGGTAATGATGAGGACGGCAACCGTGAATGGGATGTGCCCGTGGACTCGCCGGAGGAAGCGCTGGCGGACCGCATCGGCCTGCGCGAGGTGATGGACAAGCTGGAACCCAAGGATAGGGAACTGATCCGTCTACGGTTCTTTGGCAACCGCACTCAAACCGAGACCGCCAGGATCCTTGGCAGCACCCAAGTCCAAATCTCTCGCCGTGAACGTAAGATACTGGCATGGATGAGGGCGCAGCTGCTTGAAATATAA
- a CDS encoding anti-sigma factor antagonist (This anti-anti-sigma factor, or anti-sigma factor antagonist, belongs to a family that includes characterized members SpoIIAA, RsbV, RsfA, and RsfB.), giving the protein MAKVCFVPGSGTLAAYLSGEIDHHAAQSIRREIDAQVDDRLPELLTLDFSGVTFMDSSGVGLILGRGRHISALGGHLTVQNPPPAVRRMLDLARITYA; this is encoded by the coding sequence ATGGCAAAGGTTTGTTTTGTGCCGGGCAGCGGCACGCTGGCGGCGTATTTAAGCGGCGAGATCGACCACCACGCCGCCCAATCCATCCGGCGGGAAATCGACGCCCAGGTGGACGACCGTCTGCCGGAGTTGCTGACGCTGGATTTTTCGGGCGTCACCTTTATGGATTCCTCCGGTGTCGGGCTTATCCTCGGCCGTGGGCGGCACATCTCGGCCCTGGGCGGCCACCTGACCGTGCAAAACCCGCCGCCCGCCGTGCGCCGCATGCTGGACCTGGCCCGCATAACCTACGCGTAA